Genomic window (Psychromonas sp. L1A2):
CATCAATTTCTATTAAATTAATATTACCCTGTCGCGCATAAACAAATAGTGGATCCTGTGGCCATAATGCTTTTAGGGTAATCGCCACCGTTGCCGTTTTACCAGCCTCTAATGCCTTTGCTTCTCCCTTAGTCGCATACCAATTATTTAATCGTTCCAAACCATAACGCTTAGGAGCAAGGTAAGTTGTTGTGATGGGTGAGCCTTTCATTAATTGTGTGGCTAACATATACGTAACAGGTGTTGTGGTTAAAATGTCTTTTGCCATTAATTGAGTTGGCAACAATGCTAGCAGCACAGAAAAAATGACCGAATAGCGAAATAGCTTATTAAAGACTTTATTCATTATGTACGTCCACCAACAATGCGATAAATAGTCGCGATTAAAAAGAAACTAGCAGCGACTAAAATGATCGATGCACCAGAGGGAATAGGCAGCTTTAACTCCATTGGCAATAACGTACCAATCAAGCAACTCAGAGTCGCTAATAACGAAGATAACAGCACAAAACTGCCCATACTTTTCGTCATTAAACGTGCCGTTGCACCCGGGATAAGTAATAATGCGCCAACCAATACTGCACCAACAATTTTAACCGCTGCAATGGTTACTAAGGTAATCATCATCACGAATAAGTAATCATAAAAATGCGTGTTATAACCTCGTACCTTAGCAATATCAGGGCTAATCGACGCCAATAAAATACGATTAAACGTAAACATGAGACCCACAATAATCAGTAAACAACTGATGCCTAACACTAATAAATCAAAATCAGTAATAGTTAAAATAGAACCAAATAACACATTCTCTAACATGTGAATATTGATTTTACGAGCAACGTACATCAGCAACGCCGCCCCACCAGCTAATGCAACGGCAAGAAAAACACCGACTAATGTATCGTAAGGTACCGCTGTTCGGTTACGCACAAAATGTAATAACAACGCAAAGATCATGCAAAAACAAAACAAACCAATGATCGGATTCTCAGGAGGTTCACCTAATAACACTCCAATCGCAATCCCGGTTAAAGCCGCATGACCAACGGCTTCCGAAAAGAAAGCTAAGCGCTTGGCAATCACCAATGTACCTAAACCACCTAACAACGGCCCAACTAATAAGGCCGCCACTAATGCATTTACCATAAATGCATAGGAGAAGCTTTCACTTAACCAACCCGCTTGCGCACCTTGGCTTGCTAATAAACGTAAGGTATCCACTATGCCACCTCACTATTAACCGTTGAATCATTAACAACATCAGCCACTGGCGTACTACGATAATGATTAAAAAGCTGCTCTATCTTATTGGTTTGCAATACCTCACTCGCATCACCACTTTCAATTAACACACCATTTACCACGTGCACAGTTGCCTCTAAACGACGCACGGCACTGATATCATGATGTACCACAAGAATCGTTTTCTGCTCTTTCACTAAATCACTGATCAAAGACTCAAAGTAACGTACTCCTTGATCATCCATGCCATTGGTGGGCTCATCTAAAATAAGTAAGTCGGGGTTATCTAATAATGCTTGAGCAAACAGAACACGTTGCTGTTCACCACCTGACAATTGCCCCATGCGAAACATAGCGCGATCCGCCATACCCAAACGCGCTAATTGTGCTAATGCTTTCACTTTGTGTTTTTTATTAAAGTTAAAAAATAGCGGAGAACGACTTTGGTTGAGTAGAATAAAATCGAGGACGGTTAACGGTAAGCTCGGTTCAAAGGTCGCCTTTTGTGGCACATAACCTATCTTGCCTTTACTATCGGTCCAGTTAACATTGATCTCCCCTTTAAAAGGCGTTAACCCTAAGATGGAACGTAACAATGATGTTTTACCACCGCCGTTGGGCCCCATGATCACATGACATTTTCCCGCATCAAGTGAAACTGAAATATCCTGTAATACGATGTTATTTTCATAACGTAAACCAACATCATTCAATGAAATTGAAGGCCCCACTACGCACCGCCTTTTTGTTGTGCAGTAAACTTCATCGCTTCCACCAAAGTATTTAAATTATTACGCATTTCGACTTCTACTTTATCTGCCTCGTAAGCACCATGAGTCATGTGAGAAAAACGGTATAGTTTGATACCTGTTTCTTTCTCAATCGTATCAACATAACGATTCGGCATATTAAGCTCGTAAAACAACACATCGATTCCTGATGCTCGTATTTTTTCAATGGTTTCTTGTAGTTGGCTAGCGCTCGGTTCGACACCATGCGCAGGCTCAATAACCGCACTGACTTCAACACCAAATTCTTGCAGAATATAACCATAAGCATTATGTGTTGTCGCAACCTTCATACCGGCAGTATTAATATCACTTAACGCCAACATGGCTTGGTGTTTCATTTTCCTAAATTTTAGAGCGTATTGGCGGGCATTCGCTCGGTATTGCTTGGCGTTATCAGGGTCAATTTTTGCCATCTCATTAGCAATCGTATAAACCTTCTGAATAGTGGTTGAAACACCAACAAAGGTATGGGGATTCACTACGCCACTGCCAACTGATTGCCCCATTGCAGGTAATAACGGCACATCTTTATTGGCTTTTATAATAATTAAATCATCGCGGTTAGCCGCTTTAATTACTTTTAATGCAAAGTCATCGTGGCCAATACCATTAATAACAATGACATCCATAATATTTAAACGGCGTAAATCATTTGCTTGTGGTTGATAATTATGAGGATTAAAACCTTCATCAACTAAAGGCAATACCTCAACGAGGTCTCCGACTACGGCTTTTACGTAACTGTAATAAGGTTGTAATGTAATACCAACGGTTAATTTTTCTGCATGGCTTAAGCTGCTACTTAACATCAACAGTAAACCTAAAGTGAGTGTTTTAAACATGATAGAGAGTCTCGCGAATGATGTTAATGACCGTGTTCGGATGCGTTTTGTTCTGATTCAAAAACCACTTGAGTCCAACCTGCTTTAATTAATGATGTTGTATCAAGCGTGTTAGGTCGTGTTTTAACATCGCTATTAACTTGTGCAGTAACATTTACTTTAACGATGTTTGCTTGTGGTGTTGTGTTTTTAAAATCAATCCAAATATCGAGCGCCTGATCTTGGCTATTTAATAAATAACCAGGACCACCCTGTGCCGGTTTGCTTTGATAAATACCAGGGGCTATTTGCGACCATTGATGTTCACCTTGGTGTGCCCAACTTTTATCTTTTACAAAAGGTGCAATCCAGTCTTCCTCTAACTGCCGTACCGATAACCAAGCTTGATTCGCTTCATGAAAGTAATGTATCTCTTCATAAGCAAGGCGTAATTCTGCAATCATTGATAAAGGAGGGGGTGTTAATTCTGTAATCAACACTTGATGTGCTTGAAGGTTATTATGTTGGTGGTTAACGCTGTTATAAGGTAATAACAGCGCACCAATCATTAAAATAAGGACACATAAAAAAGCAATCCAATAGCCTTCATGTCCCCTATTTTCACTTACAACGAGCTGTTGTATTATCATTTCTCTGTTATCTCAACACTGTCAACTTCCACAGGGCTTTCATGTCCAGAATCAAAGACAATATAAAACTCTTCCACTGTTTTTTTAAATGTAGCAATAGAGCGTTTATCGGTTTTTTCTTTAGCAATTAAGTTGTCATTGTAATCAAACATACTCACTCGAGAATCAATCGCTTTACTACCATCGCTGTAACCCGCTTCACACTCAATAGTCTCACCAATAAATGCGCAATGCATCAAAGGGAAGTGAGCGAAGGCTGTGCTGCTTGATAATAATAACGCAGCGCCACTTAAGGTTTTAAAAGAGGTTTTAAAAGACTTTTTAAAGGTCATTGTTTAGCCCCCCGCTACGGAAGTATTGCTTCGAAAGTAAGGTGTACACTTGCATTCATTTTATCGGCTAATGGGTTATCAGTTAACTTAGCAGTATGAGACGCTTTTAGGATATAACGACCTGCAATTTCAGGTGTGAATTCAATAAAGCCTTGCTCATCACTGACTACGTCAATTTGATCTTGTTGGTTACGGTATAAAGTACCGTCACGTGTAATTTCAGCTTTTACACCAGCTTGCGCTTTACCATTAAAGAACAATTGAAAACGAACTGGTTCAGTTGCCACAATGTCAGCAGGTTTAGTAATAGGTTGTAGCTCCAAGAACTTTCCTTCTAATGGGAAGGCTTTCTCACTTGGTTTACCCACTGTGATATACGTTTCCGCTCGAGTGAAAGTAATCGTTGTACTGATGTCTCGAGAGGTTTCAGGTAGCAAGTTAGTTCGGTCAACTTTGTTCGCACGTATTCTTTTTACTGTATCTCGTTTACCTGCTTTATAATGTGTTACGTAACCTGGTACATTATTGATTTGTACTCGATGCGTGCCTTCTTCAGAAAAGAAGAAATCAAACACTGATCGGCGTTTGCCACGTAATACAAAATCAGGACGCTCTTGACGGCCATCAGGCATGATGATTTGTGCAGTTTCACTACCTGCTGGTTTATCCATTACAAAAGTGCCGTGAGATGCTGTCACATCAAAGGTCAACCAATCCCCACCTTCTTTAGAGATAGTGAAGTGTGATGGTAATACCCATCGAGGATGTGCGTTAGCAAAACTAGACAACATGCTTCCAGCTAGCACAGAACAAAGGACAACCAGTGTGTTTATTTTTTTATTCAACATTTCTCTCTCTCTTAATAACTAATTTAAAAATAAAATTGGGTAATCAAAATAACTTCATCGTACATTTCAAAAACAGTATTTCAGCAACGTCTACAGGTGGTAATCTAAGGTGATTAGTCCTGTTTCTTCAGTAGGCTCTAACTGCATGTTAAAGCCCTCTTCTGCTAGCTGTATTTTTTGACGTATATAATTACGTCCACCGTGCTCTCGTACCACTTCCACATAAAAAGTGTAATCACCTTGCTCTACACGTTTACCTTGTTGATCTAACCCATCCCAACTAAAGCGATATTGTCCGACAGGTCTTGTTGCAGAAGTAACAGCATCAACCACTGCGCGATCATTACGACCCACCTTTCTCCACCAGCTGCGAAGGTCTTTTAACCATTCATCTTCGCCAACCCACAGTTGTATGGTGCGGACAGGTTTGCGTTGCTTGTCTTCAATCCAAACGGCAACGTAAGGGCGTGCATAAATACTCGCTTCGATATTCGGTATAACAAACTCAATATCCATGGTTGCTGTTTCTGGAATGCTCTTAGCCCAGCTTGGTAAAGCGATACATAAACTAAATAGTAAACACGTTAAATTTTTAACTTTCATTGATAGACTCTCGTTTTTAGGTTCTTGTTTTTAAGCTCTTTTTTTGATTCTTTTTTCGTTTTTTGTTTTTTGTTTTTTGTTTTAAATCGGTCAAGCTAAGGCACAGCAAACAGGTAAATCAGTAGCGTGACCATCGAACCAAAAGCCGTCCATTTTAGACCTAAGCTAAAACTCTTCTTTTTAGGCACTAATAAACACACGCCAGTTAAGACAAAAAACACCATGAGTAAGGCGCTAATATCAATAAACCAAGCCCAAACTTCTCCGCTGTTTCGCCCTTTATGCAGATCATTTAATACTGCGATTGCACCGTAATGTGTTATTTCAATTTCAGCTTCTTGAGTTACCATATCGATGAAAACAGTGCTGTTATAACCTGGTCCTTTATAATCTAAGGAAAGCTCTCCTTCGACTAGCTCGCCTTCTTCAACTTCACTGAACATCTGCATCGCTGAAGGTTTTCCTGACAGCTTTCCTTCAGTGGCTAAATAATTTAATAATGGTGTTTTATCAACACTGAACTTCCCTTGCTCTAATACAAAGAATCGGCCTGGTATTGATAAAAGATTACGATCAACATTCGGAGAGTCACTCACATAAAGATGCGGACGATTTAAGGTGATTCCTGTGAGTGAAAAGAACAACACCACCAGTAATAACGCCATCGAAACATAAATATGTAAACGGCGAGCCCATAACTGTACTTTCTTATTTTTGAGCGAATTGGTAACGGTATTAGACATATTCATAACGAGGTTGACAATAAAGATGCAAATGTAATTCATTCTCATTTAAAAAATAATGAAACTTACATTCTTTACATTTGCTTTAGCTTGAATAGATTTATATAGCGAGGCTAATAATTAGAAAGATTGCTTAATGATTAGGTTTCAGCCCAAAGTCGTAACAGGTTTGCATGAGAGCGGCTCACTTGGTCGAAGGCTGAATTTTTACCTTGTGTTGTCATGATATTTCGTCGAGCCAAATCAAGGTCACCAAGGATCCCTCGTTTCTCGGTATCACGCACATAGCTTTCTAACCAAGTAACGGCAACACTTCTTACCCCCTCTGTCACAGGTTCTACGCGGTGCAGTGTGGTAGATGGATAAATAATAGCTTGGCCTGCAGACAATTTATAACTTAACGCTTGCGCTCCAATAGAAAACACCAACTCTCCGCCACTGTAATCTTTTGGATCAGAAAGGAAAATCGTACAAGAGATATCAGATCGAATAATAGAATCAGCGCCCATTAGCGCATCATCAACATGATTTCCATAACCGCCAGAATCTTTACTCTCGCTAAATAAGAAAGGTGCAATTTTTTTAGCATAAGTTGTCGTTGCAAAATCAGGATGTGTGACTAATTTAGTGGTCATCGTGTTAGAAAGATCAGTTTCTAACTCAGGATCGGCATACCATTGAAGATTCTTTTTGACTGACTTAGCAGCCCAACCAGCCGTTTCATCACCTGCGTGAAATGTCCCACGGCTCAAAGTCTGATGTATTTGTTTTAGTTCATCTTCAGAAAGAACATTTTCAAGAATAGTGATCATTAACGAATAACCTTTCTATAAAAAAGCGGACACTACTATGTCCGCTTTATCGTTATTTAAAAATACTATTTAGTGTGTTTATAACAGGACACTTATAAACGGTATTTAAAGTTTAAGTTAAGAGATCGAGGGTCATTCCCTTCTGCCAACACCCAGTTTGGTGTTGAAGCAACGCGACTTTTATCAAACATATTACGAACCACTAATGAGATATCCCAGTTTTCTAGTTCATAGTAAGTTCCGAAGTCAAATTCAGCATATCCAGGTACTTTGTAATCACCATCATTACTACCTGATTCAGCTCTCATACCTAATGCAAAACGAACTGGCTCGCTATCCATCTTATAACTATTCCAAATAGAAAGAGAGTTATAAGGTGTGTAATCTGCTTGTACACCTTTATCGTCACCCGAAGTATCAGACGCGTCAGTGTATGCGTAACTTATACGGCTAGAAATTTGGTCAGTGAGATGAACTAACGCATTAACTTCAACACCTGTTGATCTGAACGCTTCACCTGAACGTTGTACTAACGCTCTATCGCCATCAATCGTTTCATACTCTGTTTGATTTTTAGTATTGATATAAAATAATGTCACACTAGTACTTAACTTATCATCGAAAAAGTCACCTTTAAAGCCTAGTTCATAGTTATCACTTTCTTCTGGATCGTAGCTAACACCATCTTGGCCATATTGTACTAACGTCGATGTATCAATCGGTTCATAAGCTTGGCTGTAAGATGCAAATAGATTCACATCTTGCGTTAACTTATAAACAACACCCGCATCATAGATAAAGTTAGAAGTACTTTGATCATAATCTGAATCATCTGAACTCGTTTCTTCACCTTTGAACCTTGTGTACCCCAACCCTAACGCTAATGTGAAATCACCAAGACTAATACGATCTTTTAAATATAAGTTGATTTCATTATCGATTGTTGTTGAATAATTACCGTCTTTTAAAGAGTCAGGTATTTGAGTATAAATTTGATCATCTGGGTCATAGACATTGATTGTATTATTACCAATCGCATCTTCATTATCTTGGAAGTTACGCATAAATTTAACTTTTTTATTACGGACATTAACGCCCGTTAATAAATGATGTTTAAAAATACCTGTTTCAAATTTCCCTTCAGCATTGGTATCAAGTAAAAAGTATTGGTCTTCGCCTTGAGCATAAACCCACTTTCTTTCTAATGTTGAATCACCAATGGCATTACCTAAACCACTGCTATTACTTGCATAGAGATCTTGCGCGCTTGACTTAGTATTGACCGCCGCAGCGGTTGCATTTAACGTCCAGTTTTGTAGTTTATGTTCAGCACTTAATTCAAAAGTAGTTGATTTATTAGCGCCTTTATCTAACGGGCTACCATAATAGAAACTACGGTTAATAATGCTACCGAAACTATCTGTTGTATCACCTAATGTGCCATTAGCAAGATTAGTGGTGTAAACACCATCGCCATAACTACTACCACCCGTCGTCTCACGATTAATATATTCAAAACGTGGTGTAATACGTGTGTTATCACCAATTTTAAAGGTCAAAGAAACATCGAGAGCTTGCTCATCTGTTGAGCGCCCTTCTTGGTACTCTTCTCCATCAGGTGTTAATTCTGCATTAACTCGATATAACACTTTATCGCCAACCAACTCACCAGTTGAATCAATACTGACTGAGACTTGGTTTCTTTTAAAGTTAGCCGTATCTCCAGACACATAAGATCTTGTTTTTAAACCTAATGTCGTTTCTGATTCTTCTTGAGGTTTTTTAGTAATGACATTAACCATACCGCCACCAACACCTGAACCATATAAAATAGCATCAGAACCGTTAAGTATTGTCACTGACTCTACGTTATAAGTACTAGGAGAACGAGAACCAGAACCAGCTTCACCACCTTGAAGTGAACGTAACCCATTGACCATAAAGTTATCAAGGTTCGTTGATATACCGCGAATAATCACATTACGATCGGCAGAACTGCTGGTATTAATGCTAGTGGCATACTCAGCAATATCCTTAACATCTTCTGCAGACATATCCTCGATTTGTTCTTTTGTTACTTTTACAACAGAGCGACCTGTATCTTTCAAAGATAAGTTCATTTTTGTTGCGGTATTATCGACGGCATTAATTCCTTGCTCAGACTGACCGGTCACCGTCACTACGTCTAACTTAGTCACTTCAGAATCGGCATCCGCAGCAAATGAAGCAGGAGATAAGGCTGTAATTAATGCGGATCCAATCGCTAGGTGAGTAATTGGTTTTGATTTTTTAAAAAACTGGTTAGACATCTTCTAATATTTCCTTTTAGATAAGTTTGCACAACAAACTTAAGTACATAGCGCTATTTATTTTCAACACCCCCAAAACGACAAACATATATTTGTCGCTTTAAGTATTCACAGATAATTTATTTGTAATCTCATTAGAATATTTATAAAAAGTGAGGTGTAAAATCTGAAAAGGATTTTAGTGATAACGGTTATCAATACCAATTAAATTACATTCTTTACATTTGTAGTATGAAAAGCACTCAGATAAACAAAGAAAATCAATAAATGACGTAATGACGATAAAAAGAGAATTAGATAAAATGGAATTGAGAGCAATCACAATGAATAGCTTATCTATTGTGATTGGCATAATAAAAGAAGAGGAAGTCTAGTGCATAAAAAACGGCTAGTTTCCTAGCCGTTACATTATTTATAAATAGTAATTAACAATTCAAACCGCTTATACCAATGGAATTAAATAAGTGATCAGGGATTGCGCAGGAAAAATTAACACTAATAAGGCGTGAGTTGTAGGAGATAGTTGTTCTCACTTCAAAACTCACAACGCAGTTAGAGATAATTTTAACCAGTAAGAATGATCACCTTATTAATTCTTTTGGTATTAGTAACGAACTTGAACCGTTGCCATAAAGTTACGACCTTCACCAACAACAACATTTTGTGCGCCATTAGTTTCGTAGTCATCACTTGTTGAGCCA
Coding sequences:
- a CDS encoding metal ABC transporter permease; the encoded protein is MDTLRLLASQGAQAGWLSESFSYAFMVNALVAALLVGPLLGGLGTLVIAKRLAFFSEAVGHAALTGIAIGVLLGEPPENPIIGLFCFCMIFALLLHFVRNRTAVPYDTLVGVFLAVALAGGAALLMYVARKINIHMLENVLFGSILTITDFDLLVLGISCLLIIVGLMFTFNRILLASISPDIAKVRGYNTHFYDYLFVMMITLVTIAAVKIVGAVLVGALLLIPGATARLMTKSMGSFVLLSSLLATLSCLIGTLLPMELKLPIPSGASIILVAASFFLIATIYRIVGGRT
- a CDS encoding metal ABC transporter ATP-binding protein — protein: MGPSISLNDVGLRYENNIVLQDISVSLDAGKCHVIMGPNGGGKTSLLRSILGLTPFKGEINVNWTDSKGKIGYVPQKATFEPSLPLTVLDFILLNQSRSPLFFNFNKKHKVKALAQLARLGMADRAMFRMGQLSGGEQQRVLFAQALLDNPDLLILDEPTNGMDDQGVRYFESLISDLVKEQKTILVVHHDISAVRRLEATVHVVNGVLIESGDASEVLQTNKIEQLFNHYRSTPVADVVNDSTVNSEVA
- a CDS encoding metal ABC transporter solute-binding protein, Zn/Mn family, yielding MFKTLTLGLLLMLSSSLSHAEKLTVGITLQPYYSYVKAVVGDLVEVLPLVDEGFNPHNYQPQANDLRRLNIMDVIVINGIGHDDFALKVIKAANRDDLIIIKANKDVPLLPAMGQSVGSGVVNPHTFVGVSTTIQKVYTIANEMAKIDPDNAKQYRANARQYALKFRKMKHQAMLALSDINTAGMKVATTHNAYGYILQEFGVEVSAVIEPAHGVEPSASQLQETIEKIRASGIDVLFYELNMPNRYVDTIEKETGIKLYRFSHMTHGAYEADKVEVEMRNNLNTLVEAMKFTAQQKGGA
- a CDS encoding DUF6162 family protein, producing MIIQQLVVSENRGHEGYWIAFLCVLILMIGALLLPYNSVNHQHNNLQAHQVLITELTPPPLSMIAELRLAYEEIHYFHEANQAWLSVRQLEEDWIAPFVKDKSWAHQGEHQWSQIAPGIYQSKPAQGGPGYLLNSQDQALDIWIDFKNTTPQANIVKVNVTAQVNSDVKTRPNTLDTTSLIKAGWTQVVFESEQNASEHGH
- a CDS encoding DUF4198 domain-containing protein produces the protein MLNKKINTLVVLCSVLAGSMLSSFANAHPRWVLPSHFTISKEGGDWLTFDVTASHGTFVMDKPAGSETAQIIMPDGRQERPDFVLRGKRRSVFDFFFSEEGTHRVQINNVPGYVTHYKAGKRDTVKRIRANKVDRTNLLPETSRDISTTITFTRAETYITVGKPSEKAFPLEGKFLELQPITKPADIVATEPVRFQLFFNGKAQAGVKAEITRDGTLYRNQQDQIDVVSDEQGFIEFTPEIAGRYILKASHTAKLTDNPLADKMNASVHLTFEAILP
- a CDS encoding DUF2271 domain-containing protein, whose product is MKVKNLTCLLFSLCIALPSWAKSIPETATMDIEFVIPNIEASIYARPYVAVWIEDKQRKPVRTIQLWVGEDEWLKDLRSWWRKVGRNDRAVVDAVTSATRPVGQYRFSWDGLDQQGKRVEQGDYTFYVEVVREHGGRNYIRQKIQLAEEGFNMQLEPTEETGLITLDYHL
- a CDS encoding PepSY-associated TM helix domain-containing protein produces the protein MSNTVTNSLKNKKVQLWARRLHIYVSMALLLVVLFFSLTGITLNRPHLYVSDSPNVDRNLLSIPGRFFVLEQGKFSVDKTPLLNYLATEGKLSGKPSAMQMFSEVEEGELVEGELSLDYKGPGYNSTVFIDMVTQEAEIEITHYGAIAVLNDLHKGRNSGEVWAWFIDISALLMVFFVLTGVCLLVPKKKSFSLGLKWTAFGSMVTLLIYLFAVP
- a CDS encoding Fe2+-dependent dioxygenase, coding for MITILENVLSEDELKQIHQTLSRGTFHAGDETAGWAAKSVKKNLQWYADPELETDLSNTMTTKLVTHPDFATTTYAKKIAPFLFSESKDSGGYGNHVDDALMGADSIIRSDISCTIFLSDPKDYSGGELVFSIGAQALSYKLSAGQAIIYPSTTLHRVEPVTEGVRSVAVTWLESYVRDTEKRGILGDLDLARRNIMTTQGKNSAFDQVSRSHANLLRLWAET
- a CDS encoding TonB-dependent siderophore receptor — protein: MSNQFFKKSKPITHLAIGSALITALSPASFAADADSEVTKLDVVTVTGQSEQGINAVDNTATKMNLSLKDTGRSVVKVTKEQIEDMSAEDVKDIAEYATSINTSSSADRNVIIRGISTNLDNFMVNGLRSLQGGEAGSGSRSPSTYNVESVTILNGSDAILYGSGVGGGMVNVITKKPQEESETTLGLKTRSYVSGDTANFKRNQVSVSIDSTGELVGDKVLYRVNAELTPDGEEYQEGRSTDEQALDVSLTFKIGDNTRITPRFEYINRETTGGSSYGDGVYTTNLANGTLGDTTDSFGSIINRSFYYGSPLDKGANKSTTFELSAEHKLQNWTLNATAAAVNTKSSAQDLYASNSSGLGNAIGDSTLERKWVYAQGEDQYFLLDTNAEGKFETGIFKHHLLTGVNVRNKKVKFMRNFQDNEDAIGNNTINVYDPDDQIYTQIPDSLKDGNYSTTIDNEINLYLKDRISLGDFTLALGLGYTRFKGEETSSDDSDYDQSTSNFIYDAGVVYKLTQDVNLFASYSQAYEPIDTSTLVQYGQDGVSYDPEESDNYELGFKGDFFDDKLSTSVTLFYINTKNQTEYETIDGDRALVQRSGEAFRSTGVEVNALVHLTDQISSRISYAYTDASDTSGDDKGVQADYTPYNSLSIWNSYKMDSEPVRFALGMRAESGSNDGDYKVPGYAEFDFGTYYELENWDISLVVRNMFDKSRVASTPNWVLAEGNDPRSLNLNFKYRL